From Oryzias latipes chromosome 3, ASM223467v1:
TGCCGACGTGGAGGCCCGTATCGGTGTGGCCGGTTCCAAGAAGAAGAGCACGCGCGCTCGGCTGGTGTTTCGAGTCAACATCCCTCGTTCAGATGGATCTGTGCTCACGCTTCAGGCTCCCTCATCCCCCATTCTTTGTAGTAAGTTGAACAGAAAACAGATAATATCAAGAAATTGTTCTGTTAATCCAGCTGTAGTTGACTTTGAAACCTACCATTTCATTATTACCATTGAAATTCTTCAGGTCCTCTCTCTCAATTTTAACATAGCCAGAGGTCAGTTGATTTTCTTTTGGTGCCAGCATTTGGAGGGGGTGTGGAAAATCCCATTAGATTATTTTCAATGCTTAAAATATATGGGTGTGGTTTCTTTTACAAACAGGAAAGACGCTTAGGCCACCAGAAGGTGCCCGTCTCCACGGATCTATTCGGCAACTTCAATGACAAAAGCAAGGGGTAAAGAGAAGGAAAAGTCGACACAATGGAGGCGTGTAgacatttattgttttacagAGTCATCATGAAATCCAAGGAAATGTCTttccacaaaacaacaaaaaatagtaATCCCTTATGGCGTGTATGCAGAGGAGATGTGATCATGCACTTCAGGATGCTCTGAGTTAGACAAAGCCAAAAGGAGAAAATTGTAAGCCCTACAGACTTGCAAACAGTCCATGTGTTTTACCAGTCCAGGCTGATCCTGTTTCAGCCAGGAGAGCCTTAAAGTCAGCAGTTTCTGTCACAGGGAAAGGAAGCAAATGGAAGTAGACAGTAATTTTAACTCAGCAGATGCTGGTTCTGCTTACATGGGACAGCATTATATCACTCCATCAACGCTGGAAGGAAGAATCTAATGCAAACACTGAAgattgcaacatttttattgtattttcatttcTACAGCTCAGCCTGCGGGATTACCTGAAATACTGAAGAAGTCCCTTCACAGTGCTTCAGTGAGGGGTGGAGAGGAAGTCTTCATCATTGGCAAAAACTTTCTGAAAGACACCAAAGTCATTTTTCATGAAAACAGTTCCGGTGAGAAATCAAACGATTAAAACATGTACAGAcctttttgttgaaaaatgtatttcaaggCTGTACTTCCTTGCTGTTATCCAGATGAGAAATCTTGGAAGGCAGAAGCTGAAATTGACATGGAGCTGTTTCACCAGGTAAAAAAAAGCAGGGTTTTTTGTTGTATCAATACATGATTATTGTTAACTCTCAGAGTCAGGAGTTGATGGATAAGTTAAGTGTTGTAGATTTAATTATCCTAAATGGCTGGTTATCCATAGTATTGAGTAGTTTCAATGTGTTGTGATTTAATTAAACTCACTCTCATGGGGCAGTAGGGGTTAAACCTTTGACCccttattgatgcaaatatgcatcaaaccgcTTTGGTTCCAAAATTGCCTTAATTTAACATcaacttaaaagcaaaaacattagaaagttgtttttttttcatagctcgGGAAGAAATGTAGGCATCAAGGGGTTCAAACTACaaacctttaaagacccactccaatgaaaatgttttttatttaacatgttaCTAAAGCATTTTACTCAAGATTGGATgacgcatttaaaaaaatttaaggtTAAAACTCATTTCCTGagtagttctttattcaaatcaggttgaatcaggagcagataaaaacctgCGGTCtgaaaaagctcaggtttgtgACGCAGCAACTGCGATGGGGGGGGCAGTCTCCCTGCTCGCCTCCAATTCTGATGTGTCCACTGTCCTATTCAAATGTCTATTTGTccacagacaaatagatccattaatgtcCCCATTTTCTGGCTAAAAGCTGTACGGCTGCATTGCTCAAATATGGCTCgccctgttttctttttgctacgctaatgttagcttgaagggccaacagtcccgcccacaacctggaagcaaatttctgatgaactcctgctgctctacagaaatgtcttaaaaagcgaTACAGGCTTTTAGATTTGagctaaaactgcataatcataattgaaagaccactgggaattaTTTTTGAATGGATAAAAATATAGGGGGACTTTAAATAGTCAGAAATTACTGAACTGGTTGGTGCAAAGTTTTAGTCTCATTTATGTGAACCCTTAAATTGCTTCTTAACATAACTTCTTGATGAAGAATTTCAACAGGGACAcgtcaaaaacctttttatgaaacattttatCTGTAGTTTTACCATGAATCCTGAGCCCTGACCAGCTGTTAGCAGGTGTCTGAGACACAATACTGCTCAATTTACTGTCAGGGATCAAAGGGttagtcattttttaatgtagaaATATACCTTCACCGAGTGATGCCTAATTTAGATTTTTCCATCATGTGCTAGTCAAAATTCTCTATACCCATGCCCAAAGAATGTTAGattagacttaaaaaaaaaatcacttcttcttttgcattttgtttgatagatttttcttttttgagagcAATTCATAATTAAGAACACTAGCAGTTTTTGGGGCctgatttcttttaatttttcatcaACTTGGTGCCcttgttattgttttgttttttgtttgctgacggttttgtttctttgcatGGTCATGTGAAAGAATCATCTGATAGTCAAGGTGCCTCCATACCAGAACCAAGCCATAACCTCCTCGGTGTGTGTGGGAGTTTATGTGGTGACAAACGCTGGGAGGTCTCATGACGTTCAGCCGTTTACCTACAGTCCAGATCCAGGTTAGTCTAAATCGGCCCCTGTCTGTTGCTCTTGATCTGACTGGATGAATGCTATAAAGACATCTGGTAGATAACtatctatggaagcgattctgtagcataattaaatgtaacagtcaaaaccagaaatgctttttccttatcaaaatgaagctgcattttttgactcagaattaaaatgaaaaagcaatcagccgaaatgctttttcattttctacttcaacaacgcttattctgtcacttaattaaaatgataatgaaaatagtatttgacatttcttttccaaaagttctctggtaaatgtgtagctaaattcatttagaaatgtataatttgacaattaaaatggattaacagaaatgctttttcattttcaaaatgaagctgcatcaaatgactcaaaattaaaatgaaaaatcaatacttcaaaataatttttcattttctacttaaaaatcgcttattctgtgtcataattaataccaaaatgcaaagaggggattgcattttcattttaacatccaccctgcgaacattgtcgtTTATCTCAATTTGACGTAAcatttccagcggggaggccaagaattttatgtttgtgtgaCATATTACTTCATCAAAATTTAGAGattttttgctctttgtttttcctaaGACAATACTTTCCATAAAGTTGTCAGTGTTAGTCATCACTACCATCTACAGTTCTTTGAAATAATTGCAGcccttggtttaaaaaaaaagcaacactttGGCATTTCTTGAAATGGGATGTTTActgaggaactttttttttttttttaatcaacactttgaaaaaacaaaatatttgcaaGTCTCATAAACTCACTTAAAAACAGCAGTGatgaaagtgtaaacaaaaatcAAGACCATCTTAGCCTAGATTTTGCATAAGTGTGGTTGATGCAGTCCAGATAAACATTTGTTGTCTTGCTTTGCAGACAATCTTGCAGTGAAAAATGATGTAGCTGTAAAGACAGAGATGCCCTCCCCGGTGACCACTTGCTCTTTTGATGAGCAAATCAAAGGTATTTAAGAAACTCTGCTTTTATAAATATAATGGATATAATAATATGTTTTAGAAGCCTTTTTGCTTAGAGAACTTGTTGGTCTTTCTTAGatcatgattttttattttttttatcatcttgaCATAAGGCATCGTTTTAGCCATGTTCTTGTCTCTACATCTGTAGATGGTGCCTTAATGCCTCCCATATTGCCTTTAGTGAAGAGAGAAGATTTCACTCCGATGGAGGTGACGAGTAACCTTCAATCTTCTGGAGTGTTTAAGGTGATTTTACGGGTCGATGCTGTCTCAGCCTTTGATTTTACCCCATGAAAACTGCTTTGCTTGATTGCATATTTTCTCTGTTGCCAATCTTTTTTAGCAGattgattaacagaattttcttttgtaataGAGTTTTGTAAAAATTTAAACCAAGGATTTTACACATTTCATcctctctttttctgtttcttcagcAGAGTGTTGATCTTTGTTCAACGCAGCAGAATTCAGACATGACGGCTGGACAACTCAACAATAGCATCGCGTTTAGTAGTAACCTGGCTAATCAAGCCGGTGAACCGGATAATGGCAAGGCAGCTGCGTACACCAACCCTGAGCCTTTAAGTACCATCCAGAAGCAGGACATTGCCCCAAGTTGTGCATTCTCTTTATCTGCTGAGTCCCTGCTCCCACAGGCCCCACAGCAGTTCCTGGTGGAGTCCAGAGATGGTCTTCAGCAGGACATGTCAGTCAGTAGCTCTGAGCCTGTAGGGAGGCTCTGTGCTGAACCTGcaccccagcagcagcagcagcatctgccGCTGTTTCCTCAGGATGAAGTAGCTCAGCTGGAGGAGGCAGTGAGACAGCTTAAAGCTAAAGGATACTGTAGTTTGCCGCTTCAGTCTGACAACTCGATAGCTAAACAGCATCAGCAACAGCACATCCAGCACCAACAGCAGATCCAAAACCAGCAACTTCAGCAGCAACAGATCCAGCAACGGCAGATCCAAAATCAGCAAATTCAGCAGCAACAAATTCAGCAACAGCAGATCCAAAACCAGCAAATCCAACAGCAGCAAATTCAGCAGCAACAGATCCAGCAACAACATATCCAAAACCAGCAAATTCAGCAGCAACAGATTCAGCAACAGCAgattcagcagcagcaggctcTAGAGAATTTACAGCAGCAGATTTTGCAGACTCAGATCCAGATGCAGTGTGGATTATTTCAGGACGCCCCACAGGGCGAAACTGCAGAACCCTCTCAAACGCTTGTGACAAACCAGGGATCGCTTTTCCAGTCGgatcaacagcagcagcagaatcagTCTGAGCAACAACAAGCAGCTCTTTTTCAGCAGGCAAATGACCTTTGCTCCATGCAGACCAGCTTTCTCCAGCAGACTCCTTCTCATTCATCCCCATCCATGTTCCACAATCCCACTTCTTTGGCCGAAACGCAAGATCCACAGGGGTCTCTTTATCAGAAGGCCTCCCAGGAGCAGGTCCAGGCTGCTCTTTTCCAGAGCACCATGACAGTGCTACAGTCTCAAGAGCAACAACCTGCAACCACTGGACTTTTCCTCCCTCAGAGCTCCCTTCCCACCCAGCTTTCAACTAATAGTTCtccacagcaacagcagcagctggccTTCCTCACTGCTCTACAATCCTCTTCACCTGAGCAACAGCCAGTATTTCAGACCCAGGCCCCAATGTCAGCTATCCAGCAAAGAAGCCCTatggagcagcagcaggcctCCCAGCATCAGCCTCTCACACAGCCCACCCAACAAACATCTCTGTTTCAGACTATATCCCCGCACTCGTCTCCCAACAGCCTGTCACcaggccagcagcagcagcagcaggcagggTTACTGTTTTGCACCAATGGTTTGTCCCCACAGCCTCCAGCATCCAACATTATGTACACCAACCAAGGGCAGATGCCCCCCCTTACCAGCAGCAATTTGGAGCCACAGAAGTCCCAAAACCCATCTCTACCGTTTTCCCAAACCAGCATGGTGACAGTGAATCAACAGAATGGACCAGAGCCCATGTCTTTAGGGAATCCAGCTAATCCCCAACAGCAAGTCCTGTTTCAGGAGCAGCAGCCCATGCAGCTGGGTGGCAACCCCAACAACCAACAGGAGCAGCCCGTGGGCCTCTTCATGCCCCAGTCCAACATCCAATCTCTGCAAGGGGAACTAGCTGCACAGGAGCTTGCACAAACGGCCATGTTTGCCTCTCAGAACGGTGTGACCAGCCTTCAAACGACGACTTCCTCTTCAGTTCAACAACCAGGAAACCTGTTTCAAAACGCGGTGAATCCGCCCAGCCAAACCCAGCAGGCAGGCCTGTTCCTTTTCAGTATTCAAAATGGTAAGAACCTCATCATCCAGCTGCACACTCATTATGGTTGTTGGCATTAGTGTCAAGAAAGGTCACTCaacttatttttttggtttaaaagagAAAGGTCGCCGCCACAAGTAGTACTCAGCTTTGATTTTGTTAAATGATTAAAACCtctgctttaaaaaattattGCCTGCTTAAAATTGACgattgcttaaaaaaattaggaattaCTTAACAGCTTTCAGTCTCATAAAAGCGGAAATCTTtagattttctttctcttttatcTTCTTTGACCCTTTTTGACTTTAGCTTTAGGCTAGTTCTACACACTTTTGCTGATTTGAGTATTTTGATTTTCTTGTTTGTCAACTCACCTTGCCTTCTTCTTTTGGATTCCTGCAGAATGTGACCAGTTGATGAACACTCCTGGGAACACACTTACAGATCAGATAATAGCAATCAGCCAGTCTGGTCAGAACCAACGAGAGAGTGACGCCCGCATTCAGTCGCTGCTCAGCCAATCCCTGTCTCAGCCTGTGACTGTGCAAAGCAGCATGTCAGCCTCCCAGAACATGGAGAAGATTGATGACCTACTAGTCAGCCTGCAGGAGTCCAATAGCAACTTGACACGATCATTTTAACAGATCTAGTTGTTTGGAGattagttttcttattttttactgtaaacattGGAAATTGTTTAGAAATTCCCAAAGAAAAACCCCTTCAAACTGTATGTGATATGAATGACATGCAGGTAAACATCTGCAAGACTATTTGATGAcctaatgttctgttttttcgaTGATTTAGGAGGAAGTGTCCACAGATGGAGATCTGCTGGTCCTTATCAGTCAGACTTTTTGGCCACATAGCTGACATACGTTCAGGTG
This genomic window contains:
- the LOC101161962 gene encoding nuclear factor of activated T-cells 5 isoform X6, translated to MSQTSGGEADPLPSAPLASDAKFYSLTMDGPRSTSSSTISSSGSLSDQKPAHNRNVDPEDIRSTRVVPEVIGIEVGSGNCSSAVNGRCNAELGAVRGATSQEAQTHHQMTPSKRRTILNISPPPQDLLDDSRMSCQDEAPLDSELSNSIWMDDSLSNFSVMSTSSYNDNTEVPRKSRKRTPRQRPGPKAAPAANANTDVFDADSANGPHFVLSQLGPDTKTGSKGSSEDPPTPVQKGGILSMQFPQKCEGKELKILAQPETQHRARYLTEGSRGSVKDRTQQGFPTVKLEGVNEPVVLQIFVGNDSGRVKPHGFYQACRVTGRNTTACKEVNIDGTTVIEVVLDQSTSMTLAVDCVGILKLRNADVEARIGVAGSKKKSTRARLVFRVNIPRSDGSVLTLQAPSSPILCTQPAGLPEILKKSLHSASVRGGEEVFIIGKNFLKDTKVIFHENSSDEKSWKAEAEIDMELFHQNHLIVKVPPYQNQAITSSVCVGVYVVTNAGRSHDVQPFTYSPDPDNLAVKNDVAVKTEMPSPVTTCSFDEQIKDGALMPPILPLVKREDFTPMEVTSNLQSSGVFKQSVDLCSTQQNSDMTAGQLNNSIAFSSNLANQAGEPDNGKAAAYTNPEPLSTIQKQDIAPSCAFSLSAESLLPQAPQQFLVESRDGLQQDMSVSSSEPVGRLCAEPAPQQQQQHLPLFPQDEVAQLEEAVRQLKAKGYCSLPLQSDNSIAKQHQQQHIQHQQQIQNQQLQQQQIQQRQIQNQQIQQQQIQQQQIQNQQIQQQQIQQQQIQQQHIQNQQIQQQQIQQQQIQQQQALENLQQQILQTQIQMQCGLFQDAPQGETAEPSQTLVTNQGSLFQSDQQQQQNQSEQQQAALFQQANDLCSMQTSFLQQTPSHSSPSMFHNPTSLAETQDPQGSLYQKASQEQVQAALFQSTMTVLQSQEQQPATTGLFLPQSSLPTQLSTNSSPQQQQQLAFLTALQSSSPEQQPVFQTQAPMSAIQQRSPMEQQQASQHQPLTQPTQQTSLFQTISPHSSPNSLSPGQQQQQQAGLLFCTNGLSPQPPASNIMYTNQGQMPPLTSSNLEPQKSQNPSLPFSQTSMVTVNQQNGPEPMSLGNPANPQQQVLFQEQQPMQLGGNPNNQQEQPVGLFMPQSNIQSLQGELAAQELAQTAMFASQNGVTSLQTTTSSSVQQPGNLFQNAVNPPSQTQQAGLFLFSIQNECDQLMNTPGNTLTDQIIAISQSGQNQRESDARIQSLLSQSLSQPVTVQSSMSASQNMEKIDDLLVSLQESNSNLTRSF